One genomic window of Actinoplanes lobatus includes the following:
- a CDS encoding GNAT family N-acetyltransferase encodes MTPEIRPFTGADWPAVWPIVQDVVQAQETFPYGPAMSETVARDIWVERPPGLTVVALLDGRIVGTAKMGANRPGPGSHVATASFMVAPAARGRGAGTALCRYAVGWARRQGFASMQFNAVVETNTAAVALYQREGFQIIGTVPRSFRHPSHGPVGLHVMYHEFDQP; translated from the coding sequence TTGACGCCTGAGATCCGGCCGTTCACCGGGGCCGACTGGCCCGCGGTGTGGCCCATCGTCCAGGACGTGGTCCAGGCTCAGGAGACGTTTCCCTACGGCCCGGCCATGAGCGAGACAGTCGCCCGTGACATCTGGGTGGAGCGGCCACCGGGCCTGACCGTCGTGGCGCTGCTCGACGGCCGGATCGTGGGCACCGCCAAGATGGGCGCCAACCGCCCCGGCCCGGGATCGCACGTGGCCACCGCCAGCTTCATGGTCGCGCCCGCCGCCCGTGGTCGCGGGGCCGGGACCGCGCTGTGCCGCTACGCCGTCGGCTGGGCTCGCCGGCAGGGGTTCGCGAGCATGCAGTTCAACGCCGTGGTCGAGACCAACACGGCCGCCGTCGCCCTGTACCAGCGGGAGGGCTTCCAGATCATCGGCACCGTCCCCCGGTCCTTCCGGCACCCGTCCCACGGCCCGGTAGGCCTGCACGTCATGTACCACGAATTCGACCAGCCCTGA
- a CDS encoding nicotinamidase encodes MSRALIIVDVQNDFCEGGSLPVGGGAAVAKGISLVLDRAGDRWEHVVATKDYHVDPGTHFSEHPDYVDTWPAHCVVGTTGSEFHPELVTDRIEAIFHKGAHQAAYSGFEGRTEDGETLAGWLRGRGVTEVEVVGIATDHCVRATALDAAAEGFTTTVLLELTAGVARGTTDAALEQFRAASIAMTGKPVVDA; translated from the coding sequence ATGTCACGCGCATTGATCATCGTGGACGTGCAGAACGACTTCTGCGAGGGCGGCTCACTCCCGGTCGGTGGCGGCGCCGCGGTCGCCAAGGGCATCTCGCTGGTGCTCGACCGGGCCGGCGATCGTTGGGAGCACGTGGTCGCCACCAAGGACTACCACGTCGACCCGGGGACACACTTCAGCGAGCACCCCGACTACGTGGACACCTGGCCGGCGCACTGCGTCGTCGGCACCACCGGGTCCGAGTTCCACCCCGAGCTGGTCACCGACCGGATCGAGGCGATCTTCCACAAGGGCGCCCACCAGGCGGCCTACTCCGGATTCGAAGGCAGGACCGAGGACGGCGAAACCCTCGCCGGCTGGCTGCGGGGCCGGGGAGTCACCGAGGTCGAGGTCGTGGGCATCGCGACAGACCATTGCGTACGCGCGACCGCGCTGGACGCCGCGGCGGAGGGCTTCACCACCACCGTGCTGCTGGAACTCACCGCCGGTGTGGCCCGCGGCACCACCGACGCCGCCCTGGAGCAGTTCCGCGCCGCCTCGATCGCCATGACCGGCAAGCCTGTCGTTGACGCCTGA
- a CDS encoding MoaD/ThiS family protein, producing MAIEVRVPTILRSYTGGAKIVEGAGDSLIELIDDLDAKHNGLKGRLITAEGGLHRFVNIYVNDEDVRFLGALDAKLKDGDSITILPAVAGGALGFAAAAALMGSNLSDRPTRRP from the coding sequence ATGGCTATCGAAGTTCGCGTCCCCACCATCCTGCGCAGCTACACCGGCGGTGCCAAGATCGTCGAGGGCGCCGGTGACTCCCTCATCGAGCTCATCGACGACCTGGACGCCAAGCACAACGGTCTCAAGGGCCGGCTGATCACCGCCGAGGGCGGCCTGCACCGGTTCGTGAACATCTACGTCAACGACGAGGACGTCCGCTTCCTCGGCGCGCTCGACGCCAAGCTCAAGGACGGCGACTCGATCACCATCCTCCCGGCCGTGGCCGGTGGCGCGCTCGGTTTCGCGGCAGCCGCCGCCCTGATGGGCAGTAACCTGTCCGACCGCCCCACCCGCCGCCCGTAA
- a CDS encoding nicotinate phosphoribosyltransferase, with the protein METIAPALMTDQYELTMVSAALRDGTADRHCVFEVFARRLPTGRRYGVVAGTGRLVEAIHDFRFTAGEIEFLRSAGIVDETCAKWLSEYRFTGEIEGYAEGELFFPGSPILTVSGTFAECVVLETLILSVLNHDSAIAAAAARMVTAARGRPIIEMGSRRTHEQAAVAAARAAYLAGFASTSNLAAGRAYGIPTTGTSAHAFTLLHDDEPTAFGSQVATLGKNTTLLVDTYDISQGIRNAIAIAGPDLRAIRIDSGDLSVLAQQSRELLDSLGATETKIIVSGDMDEYSIATLAAEPVDMYGAGTAVVTGSGAPTAGLVYKLVEVEGRPVVKRSENKATVGGRKTAIRRHKPTGTATEEIIFSQGVPDHQTNDRLLQRTWIADGEVLHAPSLQESREHLRQNLISIPWEGLKLSAGDPAIPVVIVPTT; encoded by the coding sequence GTGGAGACCATCGCGCCGGCCCTGATGACCGATCAGTACGAGCTGACCATGGTCAGCGCCGCACTGCGGGACGGCACCGCCGACCGCCACTGCGTCTTCGAGGTGTTCGCCCGGCGGCTGCCCACCGGACGGCGCTACGGCGTGGTCGCGGGCACCGGCCGCCTGGTCGAGGCGATCCACGACTTCCGCTTCACCGCGGGCGAGATCGAGTTCCTGCGCTCGGCCGGGATCGTCGACGAGACCTGCGCCAAATGGCTCTCGGAGTACCGCTTCACCGGCGAGATCGAGGGGTACGCGGAGGGCGAGCTGTTCTTCCCCGGCTCACCGATCCTGACCGTTTCCGGCACCTTCGCCGAGTGCGTGGTGCTGGAGACCCTCATCCTCTCGGTGCTCAACCACGACAGCGCCATCGCGGCCGCCGCCGCCCGGATGGTCACCGCGGCCCGCGGGCGCCCGATCATCGAGATGGGGTCCCGGCGCACCCACGAGCAGGCCGCCGTCGCCGCCGCCCGGGCCGCCTACCTGGCCGGGTTCGCGTCCACGTCCAACCTCGCGGCGGGCCGGGCGTACGGCATCCCCACCACCGGCACGTCGGCGCACGCTTTCACCCTCCTGCACGACGACGAGCCGACCGCGTTCGGGTCGCAGGTGGCCACGCTGGGCAAGAACACGACGTTGCTCGTCGACACGTACGACATCAGCCAGGGCATCCGGAACGCCATCGCGATCGCCGGGCCGGACCTGCGGGCCATCCGCATCGACTCGGGCGACCTGTCTGTTCTGGCCCAGCAGTCCCGGGAGCTGCTGGACTCGCTCGGCGCCACCGAAACCAAGATCATCGTCTCCGGCGACATGGACGAGTACTCGATCGCCACCCTCGCCGCCGAACCCGTCGACATGTACGGCGCCGGCACCGCCGTGGTCACCGGCTCCGGCGCGCCCACCGCCGGCCTGGTCTACAAACTGGTCGAGGTCGAGGGCCGCCCGGTGGTCAAGCGCTCGGAGAACAAGGCGACCGTCGGCGGCCGCAAGACCGCGATCCGGCGGCACAAGCCCACCGGCACCGCCACCGAGGAGATCATCTTCTCCCAGGGCGTGCCCGACCATCAGACCAACGACCGGCTGCTCCAGCGCACCTGGATCGCCGACGGCGAAGTCCTCCACGCACCGAGCCTCCAGGAGTCCCGCGAACACCTGCGGCAGAATCTGATCTCGATCCCGTGGGAGGGCCTCAAGCTCTCCGCGGGTGACCCCGCGATCCCCGTCGTCATCGTTCCCACCACCTAG
- the ctaD gene encoding aa3-type cytochrome oxidase subunit I, which translates to MTTVAPSPIATRPYPVRRQVKGSAFARILRTTDAKQIGIMYMITAFVFFLLGGLMALLMRAELARPGMQVLSPEQFNQLFTMHGTIMLLFFATPIVFAFGNYVVPIQIGAPDVSFPRLNAFAYWLYLFGGLITIGGFLTPGGAADFGWFAYTPLSNSLHSPGIGGNMWVVGLAISGLGTILGSVNLITTILTLRAPGMTMFRMPIMTWNMLVTALLAVMVFPFLAAALFALAADRVLGAHVFDVETGGPMLWQHLFWFFGHPEVYIIALPFFGIITEVIPVFSRKPVFGYKGLVSATLLIGALSMSVWAHHMFATGQVLLPFFSFLSFLIAVPTGMKFFVWIGTLWRGQISFESPMLFAIGFMVTFLFGGLSGVLLASPPIDFHVSDSYFVIAHFHYVLFGTIVFAVFAGIYFWFPKMFGRMLDEKLARIHFWLTMIGFHGTFLVQHWLGTQGMPRRYADYLPDDGFTFLNTFSTIGSFILGLSTLPFIYNVWKSYKVGQLVTADDPWGHGNSLEWATSTPPPLRNFDRMPRIRSERPAFDLKFPHLAAGEQSLAGPPEGGARPLTSESDGGATYQEDVSTDRDR; encoded by the coding sequence GTGACGACCGTTGCGCCGTCGCCGATCGCGACCCGACCATATCCGGTGCGGCGGCAGGTCAAGGGCTCGGCGTTTGCTCGGATCCTGCGCACGACGGACGCGAAGCAGATCGGGATCATGTACATGATCACGGCCTTCGTGTTCTTCCTGCTGGGTGGCCTGATGGCCCTTCTGATGCGCGCCGAACTGGCCCGGCCGGGCATGCAGGTGCTCTCGCCGGAGCAGTTCAACCAGCTCTTCACCATGCACGGCACGATCATGCTGCTGTTCTTCGCGACGCCGATCGTGTTCGCGTTCGGCAACTATGTCGTGCCCATCCAGATCGGCGCGCCTGACGTGTCGTTCCCGCGGCTGAACGCCTTCGCCTACTGGCTGTACCTGTTCGGCGGTCTGATCACCATCGGCGGGTTCCTCACGCCGGGTGGCGCCGCCGACTTCGGCTGGTTCGCGTACACGCCGCTGAGCAACTCGCTGCACTCGCCGGGCATCGGCGGCAACATGTGGGTGGTCGGCCTGGCCATCTCGGGTCTGGGCACGATCCTCGGCTCGGTCAACCTGATCACCACGATCCTGACCCTGCGCGCCCCGGGCATGACCATGTTCCGGATGCCGATCATGACGTGGAACATGCTGGTCACCGCGCTTCTCGCGGTCATGGTGTTCCCGTTCCTGGCGGCCGCGCTCTTCGCTCTCGCCGCCGACCGCGTGCTCGGTGCCCACGTCTTCGACGTGGAGACCGGCGGGCCGATGCTCTGGCAGCACCTCTTCTGGTTCTTCGGCCACCCCGAGGTGTACATCATCGCGCTGCCGTTCTTCGGCATCATCACCGAGGTCATCCCGGTGTTCAGCCGCAAGCCGGTGTTCGGCTACAAGGGCCTGGTGTCCGCGACGCTGCTGATCGGCGCGCTGTCGATGTCGGTGTGGGCGCACCACATGTTCGCGACCGGCCAGGTGCTGCTGCCGTTCTTCTCGTTCCTGAGCTTCCTGATCGCGGTCCCGACCGGCATGAAGTTCTTCGTCTGGATCGGCACCCTGTGGCGCGGCCAGATCAGCTTCGAGTCGCCGATGCTCTTCGCGATCGGCTTCATGGTGACGTTCCTCTTCGGTGGTCTGTCCGGCGTCCTGCTGGCCTCGCCGCCGATCGACTTCCACGTCTCCGACTCGTACTTCGTGATCGCCCACTTCCACTACGTGCTCTTCGGCACGATCGTGTTCGCGGTGTTCGCCGGCATCTATTTCTGGTTCCCGAAGATGTTCGGCCGGATGCTGGACGAGAAGCTCGCCCGGATCCACTTCTGGCTCACCATGATCGGCTTCCACGGCACGTTCCTGGTGCAGCACTGGCTCGGCACCCAGGGCATGCCCCGCCGGTACGCCGACTACCTGCCGGACGACGGGTTCACCTTCCTGAACACGTTCTCCACGATCGGCTCGTTCATCCTGGGCCTGTCGACCCTGCCGTTCATCTACAACGTGTGGAAGTCGTACAAGGTCGGCCAGCTCGTGACCGCCGACGACCCGTGGGGCCACGGCAACTCGCTCGAGTGGGCCACCAGCACCCCGCCGCCGCTGCGTAACTTCGACCGCATGCCGCGGATCCGCTCCGAGCGGCCCGCCTTCGACCTGAAGTTCCCGCACCTGGCCGCCGGCGAGCAGTCGCTGGCCGGCCCGCCGGAGGGTGGCGCCCGGCCGCTCACCTCGGAGTCCGACGGTGGCGCGACCTACCAGGAAGACGTGAGCACCGACCGCGATCGCTGA
- a CDS encoding PLP-dependent cysteine synthase family protein encodes MARYESLLDACGGTPLVGLPRLSPAVPEGAPPVRLWAKLEDRNPTGSIKDRAALFMVREAEESGHLRPGDTILEPTSGNTGIALAMVAKLRGYRLVCVMPENVSAERTQLLRMYGAEIIFSPAAGGSNQAVATAKQIAAEHPDWKMLFQYGNPANARAHYETTGPELLHDLPTITHFVAGLGTTGTLMGTGRFLREKIEGIQIIAAEPRYGELVYGLRNIDEGYVPELYDASVLTRRFSVGTRDAVLRTRQLIEVEGIFAGFSTGAVLHAALAVAHEAVRAGNRADVAFVVPDAGWKYLSTGAYGGTLNEAEEALEGQLWA; translated from the coding sequence ATGGCTCGTTACGAGAGCCTGCTGGACGCGTGCGGGGGCACGCCGCTCGTCGGCCTGCCCCGCCTCTCACCGGCGGTGCCCGAAGGGGCGCCGCCGGTGCGGCTCTGGGCCAAGCTGGAGGACCGCAACCCGACCGGCAGCATCAAGGACCGCGCGGCCCTGTTCATGGTCCGGGAGGCCGAGGAGTCGGGGCATCTGCGCCCGGGCGACACCATCCTCGAACCGACCAGCGGCAACACCGGCATCGCCCTGGCCATGGTGGCCAAGCTGCGGGGCTACCGGCTGGTCTGCGTGATGCCGGAGAACGTGTCGGCCGAGCGGACCCAGCTGCTGCGGATGTACGGCGCGGAGATCATCTTCTCGCCGGCCGCCGGGGGCTCCAACCAGGCCGTGGCGACCGCCAAGCAGATCGCCGCCGAGCACCCGGACTGGAAGATGCTGTTCCAGTACGGCAACCCGGCGAACGCCCGCGCCCACTACGAGACCACCGGTCCCGAGCTGCTGCACGACCTGCCCACGATCACGCACTTCGTGGCCGGGCTGGGCACCACCGGCACGCTGATGGGCACCGGCCGGTTCCTCCGGGAGAAGATCGAGGGCATCCAGATCATCGCCGCCGAGCCCCGGTACGGCGAACTGGTCTACGGCCTGCGCAACATCGACGAGGGCTACGTCCCCGAGCTGTACGACGCCTCGGTGCTGACCCGGCGCTTCTCGGTCGGCACCCGGGACGCGGTCCTGCGTACCCGGCAGCTGATCGAGGTGGAGGGCATCTTCGCGGGCTTCTCCACCGGCGCGGTGCTGCACGCGGCGCTGGCGGTGGCGCACGAGGCGGTCCGCGCCGGCAACCGGGCCGACGTCGCCTTCGTGGTGCCCGACGCCGGCTGGAAGTACCTGTCGACCGGAGCGTACGGCGGCACGCTGAACGAGGCCGAGGAGGCGCTCGAAGGTCAACTGTGGGCGTGA
- the clpS gene encoding ATP-dependent Clp protease adapter ClpS, with product MALPQVVPVETPEIEEVPAGDRPWVTIVWDDPVNLMSYVTWVFQKLFGFSKEKAERLMMDVHTKGKAVVSTGARERMEMDANQLHGYGLWATVDRS from the coding sequence ATGGCGTTGCCTCAGGTTGTTCCCGTCGAGACGCCGGAGATCGAGGAAGTACCGGCCGGGGACCGGCCGTGGGTGACCATCGTCTGGGACGACCCGGTCAACCTCATGTCATACGTGACCTGGGTCTTCCAGAAGCTCTTCGGATTCAGCAAGGAGAAGGCCGAGAGGCTGATGATGGACGTGCACACGAAAGGCAAGGCGGTGGTCTCGACAGGTGCGCGTGAGCGCATGGAGATGGACGCCAACCAACTGCACGGATACGGTCTCTGGGCCACGGTCGACCGGAGTTGA
- a CDS encoding MFS transporter — MLLTPYRETLALPKITSLLVVATLARVPIAAGTVVLTLHVVQGLGMKYVAAGLVGAASTIGGSIGAPVIGRLIDRWGLRPILLLTTVAEVIYWLVAQALPYSALLPVAAVGGFLALPAFSVARQAIAALTPESHRLPAFALDSMTTELSFMAGPALGVLIVTTAGSHAAMYSLAVGILLAGVGLWLLNPPVRGAHEAPVASGERPPRSSWLKPRFVAVLAVTMAATLVLSGTDVAVVATLRASGEVEWAGLVLSLWAFFSLVGGFLYGTVRRGLPTLVIFAPMAVLTIPVGLGGDHWWLLALLLIPAGALCAPTITASSDAISRMIPAAARGEAMGMHNSALTVGVALGAPLAGLAIDHRGPAWGFVAVGAVGVLVALLVLPTEFRRRRTPRRPATGPAPSRASETLPPATGPASSADPAASSGSVPLSGSVPVPGGLPAGSA, encoded by the coding sequence ATGTTGCTCACGCCTTACCGCGAAACACTCGCGCTGCCGAAGATCACGTCCCTGCTGGTCGTCGCCACGCTGGCCCGCGTGCCGATCGCGGCGGGCACGGTGGTGCTCACCCTGCACGTCGTCCAGGGCCTCGGCATGAAATATGTGGCGGCCGGCCTGGTCGGTGCGGCGTCGACGATCGGGGGCTCGATCGGCGCGCCGGTGATCGGGCGGCTCATCGACCGCTGGGGGCTGCGGCCGATCCTGCTCCTGACGACGGTCGCCGAGGTGATCTACTGGCTCGTCGCGCAGGCCCTGCCCTATTCGGCGCTGCTGCCGGTCGCCGCGGTCGGTGGATTCCTGGCCCTGCCCGCCTTCTCAGTGGCCCGGCAGGCGATCGCGGCGCTCACCCCCGAGTCGCACCGGCTGCCCGCGTTCGCGCTCGACTCGATGACCACCGAGCTGTCCTTCATGGCGGGTCCCGCGCTCGGCGTGCTGATCGTGACGACCGCCGGCTCGCATGCCGCGATGTATTCCCTGGCCGTCGGCATCCTGCTGGCCGGCGTCGGCCTGTGGCTGCTGAATCCGCCGGTCCGGGGCGCTCACGAGGCCCCGGTGGCGAGCGGTGAGCGGCCGCCGCGGAGCAGTTGGCTCAAGCCCCGCTTCGTCGCCGTCCTGGCCGTCACGATGGCGGCCACCCTGGTCCTCTCCGGCACCGACGTGGCGGTGGTCGCCACGCTCCGGGCCTCCGGCGAGGTGGAGTGGGCGGGCCTGGTGCTCTCCCTGTGGGCCTTCTTCTCCCTGGTGGGCGGTTTCCTTTACGGCACCGTCCGGCGCGGCCTGCCCACCCTGGTGATCTTCGCCCCGATGGCGGTGCTGACCATCCCGGTCGGCCTCGGCGGCGACCACTGGTGGCTGCTGGCCCTCCTCCTGATCCCGGCGGGCGCCCTCTGCGCCCCCACCATCACGGCCAGCTCCGACGCCATCAGCCGGATGATCCCGGCCGCGGCGCGCGGCGAGGCCATGGGCATGCACAACTCGGCCCTGACCGTCGGCGTCGCCCTCGGCGCCCCGCTGGCCGGCCTGGCCATCGACCACCGCGGCCCGGCCTGGGGCTTCGTCGCGGTCGGCGCGGTCGGCGTCCTGGTCGCCCTCCTGGTCCTGCCCACCGAGTTCCGCCGCCGCCGAACCCCACGCCGGCCCGCCACCGGCCCGGCGCCGTCCCGGGCCTCCGAGACTCTTCCGCCCGCCACCGGCCCGGCGTCCTCCGCGGACCCCGCAGCCTCCTCCGGCTCCGTGCCGCTCTCCGGCTCCGTGCCTGTCCCCGGTGGTCTCCCAGCCGGTTCCGCGTAG
- a CDS encoding DUF2017 domain-containing protein — MFRRSGGQCVATFAHDEVRVLRKVAAEVVGLLTDGMDHTDPVVSRLFPDIYPELPEDSQEFRLYTEGDLKTSKIDQAGAILAALPDEGEGEVRLDGEAAEAWLRAINDARLAMGTRLEIQADTDLGEELDNAVLEDPGSSRVFQLSVYAYLGYLQESLLNALPEIR; from the coding sequence ATGTTCCGACGCAGCGGTGGCCAGTGTGTCGCCACGTTCGCGCACGATGAGGTGCGGGTCCTGCGGAAGGTGGCCGCTGAGGTGGTCGGCCTGCTGACCGACGGGATGGATCACACCGATCCGGTGGTGTCCCGCCTCTTCCCGGACATCTATCCCGAGCTCCCGGAGGACTCGCAGGAGTTCCGCCTCTACACCGAGGGCGATCTCAAGACCAGCAAGATCGACCAGGCCGGCGCGATCCTCGCGGCCCTGCCCGACGAGGGCGAGGGCGAGGTGCGGCTGGACGGTGAGGCGGCCGAGGCCTGGCTGCGCGCGATCAACGACGCCCGCCTGGCCATGGGCACCCGGCTGGAGATCCAGGCCGACACCGACCTGGGTGAGGAGCTGGACAACGCGGTCCTGGAGGACCCGGGTTCGAGCCGGGTGTTCCAGCTGTCGGTCTACGCCTACCTCGGCTATCTCCAGGAGTCGCTGCTCAACGCGCTTCCCGAGATCCGGTAG